The following proteins are encoded in a genomic region of Poecilia reticulata strain Guanapo linkage group LG11, Guppy_female_1.0+MT, whole genome shotgun sequence:
- the LOC103472739 gene encoding dispanin subfamily A member 2b-like, whose amino-acid sequence MNPGYSPEAYPAETVGLQDRRQDGFPGQPGGPRFAQHTPDPLKDHLVWSLWNFVYGNCFCLGLTALIFSIKSRDRKVVGDQDGARRYASTAHILNIVATILASIAVFIFFVVLIAVSVQFRRL is encoded by the exons ATGAATCCTGGGTACTCCCCTGAAGCTTACCCTGCAGAGACGGTCGGACTgcaggacaggagacaagatggcTTCCCTGGACAGCCTGGGGGTCCTAGATTTGCTCAACACACTCCTGACCCTCTGAAGGATCATCTCGTCTGGTCGCTGTGGAACTTTGTCTATGGAAATTGTTTCTGTCTTGGATTGACAGCTCTCATTTTTTCCATCAAG TCCAGAGACCGCAAGGTGGTTGGAGATCAAGATGGTGCCCGACGTTATGCCTCCACTGCTCACATCCTCAACATCGTGGCCACAATTCTGGCATCCATAgctgtctttattttctttgttgtgctCATTGCCGTGAGCGTTCAGTTTCGAAGGTTATGA